Proteins found in one Mangifera indica cultivar Alphonso chromosome 15, CATAS_Mindica_2.1, whole genome shotgun sequence genomic segment:
- the LOC123197371 gene encoding 60S ribosomal protein L36-3-like, whose product MAPKKPNTGLFVGLNKGHIVTKKELPPRPSDRKGKASKRVHFVRNVIREVAGFAPYEKRITELLKVGKDKRALKVAKRKLGTHKRAKKKREEMSSVLRKMRATGGGDKKK is encoded by the exons ATGGCTCCCAAAAAGCCAAATACTGGTCTCTTTGTAGGGTTAAATAAAGGTCATATTGTGACCAAGAAAGAGTTGCCTCCACGCCCATCTGATCGTAAAGGG AAAGCAAGCAAAAGGGTACACTTTGTGAGGAATGTAATTAGAGAAGTTGCTGGTTTTGCACCATATGAGAAGAGGATCACTGAGCTTCTGAAAGTTGGGAAGGACAAGCGAGCTCTGAAGGTTGCCAAAAGAAAGTTGGGCACCCACAAGAGGGCAAAGAAGAAGCGTGAGGAGATGTCTAGTGTTCTCCGCAAGATGAG GGCCACTGGTGGTGGAGACAAGAAGAAGTGA